A window of Leclercia adecarboxylata contains these coding sequences:
- a CDS encoding YchJ family protein, whose protein sequence is MSQLCPCGSALDYSLCCQRYLTGEQVAPDPASLMRSRYAAFVTRDADYLIKTWHPSCHATDFRQEIEAGFANTQWLGLTQYEKAAGRDENEGFVSFVARFTEQGRAGAIIERSRFLKEGGQWYYVDGTRPQFGRNDPCPCGSGKKFKKCCGQ, encoded by the coding sequence GTGTCTCAACTCTGCCCCTGCGGTAGCGCTCTCGATTATAGCCTATGTTGCCAGCGATATCTTACTGGTGAACAGGTTGCACCCGACCCGGCATCACTTATGCGCTCCCGATATGCCGCTTTTGTGACGCGGGACGCAGACTACCTGATCAAAACCTGGCATCCATCCTGCCATGCTACTGATTTTCGTCAGGAGATCGAGGCCGGATTTGCAAATACGCAGTGGCTCGGCCTGACGCAGTACGAAAAAGCAGCGGGCCGGGATGAAAACGAGGGGTTCGTCAGTTTTGTAGCGCGCTTTACCGAACAAGGTAGAGCAGGCGCCATCATCGAACGCTCCCGTTTCTTAAAGGAAGGCGGACAGTGGTACTATGTTGACGGTACGCGTCCGCAGTTCGGTCGTAATGACCCCTGTCCCTGTGGTTCAGGTAAAAAATTTAAAAAGTGTTGCGGGCAATAA
- the purU gene encoding formyltetrahydrofolate deformylase, which produces MQSTQRKVLRTICPDQKGLIARITNICYKHELNIVQNNEFVDHRTGRFFMRTELEGIFNDATLLADLDGALPEGSVRELTPAGRRRVVILVTKEAHCLGDLLMKANYGGLDVEIAAVIGNHETLRTLVERFDIPFELVSHEGHTREEHDNLMAQAIEAHNPDYVVLAKYMRVLTPSFVARFPNKIINIHHSFLPAFIGARPYHQAYERGVKIIGATAHYVNDNLDEGPIIMQDVIHVDHTYTAEDMMRAGRDVEKNVLSRALYQVLAQRVFVYGNRTIIL; this is translated from the coding sequence ATGCAATCAACACAACGTAAAGTGCTGCGCACCATTTGTCCCGACCAGAAAGGGCTGATCGCCCGAATTACCAATATTTGTTACAAACATGAACTGAATATCGTGCAGAACAACGAGTTTGTTGATCACCGTACCGGCCGCTTCTTTATGCGTACCGAGCTGGAAGGGATTTTCAATGACGCCACGCTGCTTGCCGATCTGGACGGCGCCCTGCCGGAAGGTTCGGTGCGCGAACTGACGCCTGCCGGGCGTCGTCGTGTGGTGATTCTGGTCACCAAAGAGGCGCACTGTCTGGGCGACCTGCTGATGAAAGCCAACTATGGCGGCCTGGACGTGGAAATCGCCGCTGTCATTGGTAACCACGAGACGCTGCGTACTCTGGTTGAGCGTTTTGATATTCCGTTTGAGCTGGTCAGCCATGAAGGTCATACCCGCGAAGAGCATGACAATCTCATGGCCCAGGCCATCGAAGCACATAATCCGGATTACGTGGTGCTGGCGAAATACATGCGCGTTCTGACGCCGTCATTCGTTGCCCGTTTCCCGAACAAGATTATTAATATTCACCACTCGTTCCTGCCGGCGTTTATTGGTGCGCGTCCTTATCATCAGGCGTACGAGCGCGGCGTGAAAATCATCGGTGCAACGGCCCACTACGTGAATGACAATCTGGATGAAGGTCCTATCATCATGCAGGACGTAATCCATGTCGATCATACCTACACGGCGGAAGATATGATGCGTGCCGGCCGCGACGTCGAAAAAAATGTGCTAAGCCGCGCGCTGTATCAGGTGCTGGCCCAGCGCGTCTTTGTGTACGGTAACAGAACGATTATTCTTTAA
- a CDS encoding Lrp/AsnC family transcriptional regulator, whose product MDYIIDDIDRHILRCLVEDARMSLKVLSARVGLTSPSTAERLKRLEERGIIQGYSARVNLAALGYTLQALVRVRPLPGLLQKVDKYIQQMPECIESDKVTGEDCFVIRLVVRSIEHLDTLLDGLAQHAQCNTSIVKRSPVSRRLPPV is encoded by the coding sequence ATGGATTACATAATTGATGATATCGACCGCCATATTCTGCGCTGCCTGGTTGAGGACGCGCGAATGTCGCTGAAGGTGTTGAGTGCCCGGGTTGGGCTTACGTCACCCAGTACGGCGGAGCGTTTAAAAAGGCTCGAGGAGCGGGGCATTATTCAGGGCTATAGCGCCCGGGTAAACCTGGCTGCGCTGGGGTATACGCTGCAGGCGCTGGTTCGCGTGCGTCCGTTACCGGGGTTATTGCAGAAGGTGGATAAATACATCCAGCAGATGCCCGAATGTATTGAGAGCGACAAAGTGACCGGCGAGGACTGTTTTGTCATCAGGCTGGTGGTGCGTTCGATTGAGCATCTGGATACGTTGCTGGATGGGCTGGCACAACATGCGCAGTGCAACACGTCGATTGTGAAGCGTTCACCGGTGTCGCGTCGGCTGCCTCCGGTGTAG
- a CDS encoding DMT family transporter, translating to MRDIQKGVWQMSLAMLISGSIGAFVLLSGLPVTGVVFWRCLIGALALFLFIRFSKRPFSPLTRVTLGLAVLGGVALVINWLLLFAAFDRISIGLSTVVYNTQPFMLVLMGMLMGERVSLVKWGWLFLAFGGVVILLSSELTGGHSTQWLTGIGLALGAAFFYALTAIITRKLKTIAPQHIAFIQVLTGVVMLLPLASMPVFSSDFPWAILLTLGIVHTGVMYQLLYSAIQKLPTPIIGSLSFIYPVVALVVDNLVFGHALNLTQLAAGALILFAAAGNNLGWGEKKPRQCGVEMKAAD from the coding sequence ATGCGTGACATTCAAAAAGGCGTCTGGCAGATGAGCCTGGCGATGCTGATATCCGGCTCTATCGGCGCGTTTGTTTTGCTTTCCGGTTTACCGGTCACTGGTGTGGTGTTCTGGCGCTGTCTGATTGGCGCCCTCGCCCTGTTTCTCTTTATTCGTTTCAGTAAACGCCCTTTTAGCCCGCTAACCCGGGTCACGCTCGGGCTGGCCGTTCTCGGCGGCGTGGCGCTGGTCATTAACTGGCTGCTGCTGTTTGCCGCGTTCGATCGTATCTCCATTGGGCTGTCTACGGTGGTGTACAACACCCAGCCCTTTATGCTGGTGTTGATGGGTATGCTGATGGGCGAACGGGTGAGCCTGGTAAAATGGGGCTGGCTGTTCCTTGCCTTTGGCGGTGTGGTTATCCTGCTCTCCAGCGAGCTGACCGGCGGGCACAGCACGCAATGGCTGACGGGGATCGGCCTGGCGCTGGGTGCCGCCTTCTTTTATGCCCTCACCGCCATTATCACCCGTAAATTAAAGACCATCGCACCCCAGCACATCGCGTTTATTCAGGTCTTAACCGGCGTAGTGATGCTGCTGCCGCTGGCCAGTATGCCGGTCTTCTCCAGCGATTTTCCGTGGGCGATTTTACTGACGCTGGGCATCGTGCACACCGGGGTGATGTATCAACTGCTCTACAGCGCCATTCAGAAGCTGCCTACCCCGATTATCGGATCGCTGTCGTTTATCTATCCGGTAGTCGCGCTTGTCGTCGACAACCTGGTATTTGGTCACGCGCTTAACCTTACTCAACTGGCGGCCGGAGCGCTGATTCTGTTTGCCGCGGCGGGTAATAACCTCGGCTGGGGCGAAAAAAAACCCCGCCAATGCGGGGTTGAGATGAAAGCGGCGGATTAG
- the narI gene encoding respiratory nitrate reductase subunit gamma — translation MHFLNMFFFDIYPYIAGSVFLIGSWLRYDYGQYTWRAGSSQMLDRKGMNMASNLFHFGILGIFAGHFLGMLTPHWMYESFLPMDVKQKMAMIAGGACGVMTLVGGLLLLKRRLFSPRVRATTTGADILILSLLMVQCALGLLTIPFSAQHMDGSEMLKLVGWAQSVVTFHGGASEHLDGVAFVFRVHLVLGMTLFLLFPFSRLVHIWSAPVEYMTRKYQIVRARR, via the coding sequence ATGCACTTCCTGAATATGTTCTTCTTCGATATCTATCCCTATATCGCGGGTTCGGTCTTCCTGATTGGCAGCTGGCTGCGTTACGACTACGGCCAGTACACCTGGCGTGCCGGCTCCAGCCAGATGCTGGATCGTAAAGGGATGAACATGGCCTCAAACCTGTTCCACTTCGGTATTCTGGGCATCTTTGCCGGTCACTTCCTTGGAATGCTGACCCCGCACTGGATGTATGAATCTTTCCTGCCGATGGACGTGAAGCAGAAGATGGCGATGATTGCGGGCGGCGCCTGCGGCGTGATGACCCTGGTGGGTGGCCTGCTGCTGCTGAAGCGTCGCCTGTTCAGCCCGCGCGTGCGGGCCACCACCACCGGAGCGGATATTCTGATCCTCTCCCTGCTGATGGTGCAGTGTGCGCTGGGTCTGCTGACCATTCCGTTCTCGGCGCAGCATATGGACGGCAGCGAAATGCTGAAGCTGGTAGGGTGGGCCCAGTCCGTGGTCACCTTCCACGGCGGGGCGTCTGAGCATCTGGACGGCGTGGCGTTTGTGTTCCGCGTACACCTGGTGCTGGGGATGACGCTGTTCCTGCTGTTCCCGTTCTCCCGTCTGGTGCATATCTGGAGCGCGCCGGTGGAGTACATGACGCGCAAATACCAGATTGTCCGCGCCCGTCGCTAA
- the narJ gene encoding nitrate reductase molybdenum cofactor assembly chaperone, protein MIELVIVSRLLEYPDAALVQHQQELFDALASSENLDKEDAQTLGVFLRDLLSRDLLDVQSDYSQLFDRGRATSLLLFEHVHGESRDRGQAMVDLMSQYEQHGLHLDSRELPDHLPLYLEYLAQLPKEEALGGLQDIAPILALLSARLQQRESRYAVLFDLLVKLANAVVDSEKVAEKIADEARDDTPQALDAVWEEEQVKFFADQSCGESEIAAHQRRFAGAVAPQYLNISTGGQQ, encoded by the coding sequence ATGATTGAACTCGTCATTGTTTCGCGTCTGCTCGAGTACCCGGATGCTGCGCTGGTGCAGCATCAACAGGAACTCTTCGATGCACTCGCGTCATCGGAAAACCTGGATAAAGAGGATGCCCAGACCCTGGGCGTTTTCCTCCGCGATCTGCTTTCCCGGGATCTGCTGGACGTGCAGTCTGACTACAGCCAGCTGTTCGATCGCGGCCGCGCCACGTCGCTGCTGCTGTTCGAACACGTTCACGGTGAATCCCGTGACCGGGGCCAGGCGATGGTGGATCTGATGTCCCAGTACGAGCAGCACGGCCTGCATCTCGACAGCCGCGAGCTGCCGGATCACCTGCCGCTGTACCTGGAATATCTGGCGCAGTTGCCGAAGGAGGAGGCGCTGGGCGGCCTGCAGGATATCGCCCCGATTCTGGCGTTACTGAGCGCGCGCTTACAACAGCGTGAAAGCCGCTATGCGGTGCTGTTCGATCTGCTGGTGAAGTTGGCAAACGCTGTGGTTGACAGTGAAAAAGTGGCGGAAAAAATCGCCGATGAAGCGCGCGACGATACCCCACAGGCGCTGGATGCGGTCTGGGAAGAGGAGCAGGTGAAGTTCTTTGCTGACCAGAGCTGCGGTGAGTCGGAAATTGCCGCTCACCAGCGTCGTTTTGCCGGTGCCGTGGCCCCGCAATATTTGAATATCTCTACCGGAGGACAGCAATAA
- the narH gene encoding nitrate reductase subunit beta — protein MKIRSQVGMVLNLDKCIGCHTCSVTCKNVWTSREGMEYAWFNNVESKPGVGFPNDWENQEKWKGGWIRKINGKLVPRMGNRAMLLGKIFANPHLPGIDDYYEPFDYDYQNLHNAPEGKHQPIARPRSLITGKRLDKITSGPNWEEILGGEFEKRAKDQNFENMQKAMYGQFENTFMMYLPRLCEHCLNPACVATCPSGAIYKREEDGIVLIDQDKCRGWRMCITGCPYKKIYFNWKSGKSEKCIFCYPRIEAGMPTVCSESCVGRIRYLGVLLYDADAIENAASTENEKDLYQRQLDVFLDPNDPKVIAQALKDGIPQSVIDAAQQSPVYKMAMDWKLALPLHPEYRTLPMVWYVPPLSPIQSAADAGELGSNGILPDVESLRIPVQYLANLLTAGDTQPVLLALKRMLAMRHFKRAETVDGVIDTRALEEVGLSEAQAQEMYRYLAIANYEDRFVVPSSHRELAREAFPEKSGCGFTFGDGCHGSDNKFNLFNSRRIDAMDVTSKTEPHQ, from the coding sequence ATGAAAATTCGTTCACAAGTCGGCATGGTGCTGAATCTGGATAAATGCATCGGCTGTCATACCTGCTCAGTCACCTGTAAAAACGTCTGGACCAGCCGGGAAGGGATGGAGTACGCCTGGTTCAACAACGTGGAAAGCAAGCCGGGCGTCGGCTTCCCGAACGACTGGGAAAACCAGGAGAAATGGAAGGGCGGCTGGATCCGTAAAATCAACGGCAAGCTGGTGCCGCGCATGGGTAACCGGGCAATGCTGCTGGGTAAAATCTTCGCTAACCCGCATCTGCCGGGCATCGACGACTACTACGAGCCGTTTGATTACGATTACCAGAACCTGCATAACGCCCCGGAAGGTAAACACCAGCCGATCGCCCGTCCACGCTCGTTGATCACCGGGAAGCGGTTGGACAAGATCACCAGCGGACCCAACTGGGAAGAGATTCTGGGCGGCGAGTTCGAAAAGCGCGCCAAAGACCAGAACTTCGAGAACATGCAGAAGGCGATGTACGGCCAGTTCGAAAACACCTTCATGATGTATCTGCCGCGCCTGTGCGAGCACTGCCTTAACCCGGCATGTGTCGCCACCTGCCCGAGCGGTGCTATCTACAAGCGTGAAGAAGACGGCATCGTGCTGATCGACCAGGATAAGTGCCGCGGCTGGCGTATGTGTATCACCGGCTGCCCGTACAAAAAAATCTACTTCAACTGGAAGAGCGGCAAGTCTGAGAAGTGCATCTTCTGTTATCCGCGTATCGAAGCCGGGATGCCAACCGTCTGCTCTGAAAGCTGCGTAGGCCGTATCCGTTACCTCGGCGTGCTGCTGTACGACGCAGATGCCATTGAAAACGCGGCAAGCACCGAGAACGAGAAAGATCTCTACCAGCGCCAGCTGGACGTGTTCCTCGATCCGAACGATCCGAAAGTGATTGCCCAGGCGCTGAAAGATGGCATTCCGCAGAGCGTGATCGACGCGGCGCAGCAGTCGCCGGTGTACAAAATGGCGATGGACTGGAAGCTGGCCCTGCCGCTTCACCCGGAATACCGCACCCTGCCGATGGTCTGGTACGTGCCGCCTCTGTCACCCATCCAGTCTGCTGCGGATGCGGGCGAGCTGGGCAGCAACGGCATTCTGCCGGATGTCGAAAGCCTGCGTATCCCGGTTCAGTATCTGGCTAACCTGCTCACCGCGGGTGACACCCAGCCGGTACTGCTGGCCCTGAAACGTATGCTGGCGATGCGCCACTTCAAACGTGCGGAAACCGTTGACGGCGTCATCGATACCCGCGCGCTGGAAGAGGTGGGCTTAAGCGAAGCCCAGGCCCAGGAGATGTACCGCTATCTGGCGATTGCTAACTACGAAGATCGTTTCGTGGTGCCGAGCAGCCACCGTGAGCTGGCCCGTGAAGCCTTCCCGGAAAAAAGCGGCTGTGGCTTTACCTTCGGCGACGGTTGCCACGGTTCAGACAACAAATTCAACCTGTTCAACAGCCGTCGCATTGACGCGATGGATGTGACCAGCAAAACGGAGCCGCACCAATGA
- a CDS encoding nitrate reductase subunit alpha, whose protein sequence is MSKFLDRFRYFKQKGETFADGHGQVLETNRDWEDGYRQRWQHDKVVRSTHGVNCTGSCSWKIFVKNGLVTWEMQQTDYPRTRPDMPNHEPRGCPRGASYSWYLYSANRLKYPLMRKRLMKMWREAKAQHSDPVLAWASIIEDADKAKSFKQARGRGGFVRSSWQEVNELIAASNVYTVKTYGPDRVAGFSPIPAMSMVSYASGARYLSLIGGTCLSFYDWYCDLPPASPQTWGEQTDVPESADWYNSSYIIAWGSNVPQTRTPDAHFFTEVRYKGTKTVAVTPDYAEIAKLCDLWLAPKQGTDAAMALAMGHVMLREFHLDKPSQYFTDYVRKYTDMPMLVMLEERDGYYAAGRMLRAADLVDALGQENNPEWKTVACNSSGELVAPNGSIGFRWGEKGKWNLEQRNGTTGEETELRLSILGSQDEIADVGFPYFGGEGSEHFNKVELQNVLMHKLPVKRLQLADGSNALVTTVYDLTLANYGLERGLGDENCATSYDEVKAYTPAWAEQITGVPRAHIIRTAREFADNADKTHGRSMIIVGAGLNHWYHLDMNYRGLINMLIFCGCVGQSGGGWAHYVGQEKLRPQTGWQPLAFALDWQRPARHMNSTSYFYNHSSQWRYETVTAQELLSPMADKSRYTGHLIDFNVRAERMGWLPSAPQLGTNPLRIAEEAKKAGMTPVDYTVKSLKEGSIRFAAEQPENGKNHPRNLFIWRSNLLGSSGKGHEYMLKYLLGTENGIQGKDLGKQGGVKPEEVEWQDNGLDGKLDLVVTLDFRLSSTCLYSDIVLPTATWYEKDDMNTSDMHPFIHPLSAAVDPAWESKSDWDIYKDIAKKFSEVCVGHLGKETDVVTLPIQHDSAAELAQPLDVKDWKKGECDLIPGVTAPHIIPVERDYPATYERFTSIGPLMEKIGNGGKGIAWNTQSEMDLLRKLNYTKADGPAKGQPMLNTAIDAAEMILTLAPETNGQVSVKAWAALSEFTGRDHTHLALNKEDEKIRFRDIQAQPRKIISSPTWSGLEDEHVSYNAGYTNVHELIPWRTLSGRQSLYQDHQWMRDFGESLLVYRPPIDTRSVKAVMGAKSNGNPEKALNFLTPHQKWGIHSTYSDNLLMLTLSRGGPIVWMSEADAKDLGIEDNDWIEVFNSNGALTARAVVSQRVPAGMTMMYHAQERIVNLPGSEITEQRGGIHNSVTRITPKPTHMIGGYAQLAYGFNYYGTVGSNRDEFVVVRKMKNINWLDGEGNDQVQESVK, encoded by the coding sequence ATGAGCAAATTTTTGGACCGGTTTCGCTACTTCAAACAGAAGGGTGAAACTTTTGCCGATGGGCACGGCCAGGTTCTGGAGACTAACCGGGACTGGGAAGACGGTTACCGTCAGCGTTGGCAACATGACAAAGTGGTGCGTTCTACCCACGGCGTAAACTGCACCGGCTCCTGCAGCTGGAAGATTTTCGTTAAAAATGGTCTCGTGACCTGGGAAATGCAGCAGACCGACTACCCACGCACCCGCCCGGATATGCCAAACCACGAACCGCGCGGCTGCCCACGTGGCGCCAGCTACTCCTGGTACCTGTACAGCGCTAACCGCCTGAAATATCCGCTGATGCGTAAACGCCTGATGAAGATGTGGCGCGAAGCGAAAGCGCAGCACAGCGATCCGGTGCTGGCCTGGGCCTCTATTATCGAAGACGCCGACAAAGCGAAGAGCTTCAAACAGGCCCGCGGTCGCGGTGGCTTTGTGCGCTCCTCCTGGCAGGAAGTGAACGAACTGATCGCTGCCTCCAACGTCTACACCGTGAAAACCTACGGCCCGGACCGTGTGGCTGGCTTCTCACCGATCCCGGCGATGTCGATGGTTTCCTATGCCTCGGGCGCCCGCTATCTGTCCCTGATCGGCGGTACCTGCCTGAGCTTCTACGACTGGTACTGTGACCTGCCGCCTGCCTCTCCGCAGACCTGGGGTGAACAGACCGACGTACCGGAATCCGCAGACTGGTATAACTCCAGCTACATCATTGCCTGGGGCTCCAACGTTCCGCAGACCCGTACCCCGGATGCCCACTTCTTTACCGAAGTGCGTTACAAAGGCACAAAAACCGTTGCCGTGACGCCGGACTACGCCGAAATCGCCAAACTGTGCGACCTGTGGCTGGCACCAAAACAAGGTACCGATGCGGCGATGGCGCTGGCGATGGGCCACGTCATGCTGCGTGAGTTCCACCTCGACAAACCAAGCCAGTACTTCACCGACTACGTGCGCAAGTACACCGACATGCCAATGCTGGTGATGCTGGAAGAGCGCGACGGTTACTACGCCGCAGGCCGTATGCTGCGTGCCGCCGATCTGGTGGATGCGCTGGGCCAGGAAAATAACCCGGAGTGGAAAACCGTTGCCTGTAACAGCAGCGGCGAGCTGGTGGCGCCAAACGGCTCTATCGGTTTCCGCTGGGGTGAGAAGGGCAAATGGAACCTCGAGCAGCGTAACGGCACAACGGGTGAAGAGACCGAACTGCGCCTCAGCATTCTGGGCAGCCAGGACGAGATTGCCGATGTCGGCTTCCCGTACTTTGGCGGCGAAGGGTCTGAACACTTCAACAAGGTTGAGCTGCAAAACGTCCTGATGCACAAACTGCCGGTGAAACGCCTGCAACTGGCCGATGGCTCTAACGCGCTGGTGACCACCGTTTATGACCTGACCCTGGCCAACTACGGTCTGGAGCGTGGTCTTGGCGACGAAAACTGCGCCACCAGCTACGACGAGGTAAAAGCCTATACTCCGGCCTGGGCAGAACAGATCACCGGCGTACCGCGGGCGCACATCATCCGTACCGCCCGGGAATTTGCCGATAACGCCGATAAGACTCACGGGCGTTCGATGATTATCGTCGGTGCCGGTCTGAACCACTGGTATCACCTCGATATGAACTATCGCGGTTTGATCAACATGCTGATCTTCTGCGGCTGTGTCGGTCAGAGCGGCGGCGGCTGGGCACACTACGTCGGCCAGGAAAAACTGCGTCCACAGACCGGCTGGCAGCCGCTGGCGTTTGCCCTTGACTGGCAGCGTCCGGCGCGTCACATGAACAGCACCTCCTACTTCTATAACCACTCAAGCCAGTGGCGCTACGAAACGGTTACCGCCCAGGAGCTGCTGTCGCCGATGGCGGATAAATCCCGCTATACCGGCCACCTGATTGACTTCAACGTTCGCGCTGAACGTATGGGCTGGCTGCCGTCTGCGCCGCAGCTGGGCACCAACCCGCTGCGCATTGCGGAAGAGGCGAAAAAAGCTGGCATGACGCCAGTGGACTACACCGTCAAGTCCCTGAAAGAGGGGTCTATCCGTTTCGCCGCTGAACAGCCGGAAAACGGGAAAAACCATCCGCGCAACCTGTTTATCTGGCGCTCCAACCTGCTGGGCTCGTCCGGTAAAGGCCACGAGTACATGCTGAAATACCTGCTTGGCACCGAAAACGGTATCCAGGGGAAAGATCTCGGCAAGCAGGGCGGCGTGAAGCCGGAAGAGGTGGAGTGGCAAGACAACGGCCTGGACGGCAAGCTGGATCTGGTGGTGACCCTGGACTTCCGTCTCTCCAGCACCTGCCTGTACTCCGATATTGTCCTGCCAACCGCCACCTGGTATGAAAAAGACGACATGAATACCTCGGATATGCATCCGTTTATTCATCCGCTGTCTGCCGCCGTCGATCCGGCGTGGGAATCCAAAAGCGACTGGGATATCTACAAGGACATCGCGAAGAAATTCTCCGAAGTCTGCGTAGGGCATCTGGGTAAAGAGACCGACGTGGTCACGCTGCCAATCCAGCACGACTCTGCCGCCGAACTGGCGCAGCCGCTGGACGTGAAGGACTGGAAAAAGGGCGAGTGCGACCTGATCCCGGGCGTAACGGCTCCGCACATTATTCCGGTGGAACGTGATTACCCGGCGACGTACGAGCGCTTTACCTCTATCGGCCCGCTGATGGAGAAAATCGGTAACGGCGGCAAGGGCATCGCCTGGAACACCCAGAGCGAAATGGATCTGCTGCGCAAGCTCAACTACACCAAAGCGGACGGCCCGGCCAAAGGTCAGCCAATGCTGAACACGGCGATTGATGCAGCGGAGATGATCCTCACCCTGGCCCCGGAAACCAACGGTCAGGTGTCGGTGAAGGCCTGGGCGGCGCTGAGTGAGTTTACCGGTCGCGACCATACCCATCTGGCGCTGAACAAGGAAGACGAGAAGATCCGTTTCCGCGACATCCAGGCTCAGCCGCGCAAAATTATCTCCAGCCCGACCTGGTCTGGTCTGGAAGATGAGCATGTCTCCTACAACGCCGGTTACACCAACGTTCACGAGCTGATCCCATGGCGTACGCTGTCCGGTCGTCAGTCCCTGTATCAGGATCATCAGTGGATGCGTGACTTCGGTGAGAGCCTGCTGGTCTACCGTCCGCCGATTGACACCCGCTCCGTGAAAGCCGTGATGGGTGCGAAATCCAACGGTAACCCGGAGAAGGCGCTGAACTTCCTCACGCCGCACCAGAAGTGGGGTATCCACTCTACCTACAGCGACAACCTGCTGATGCTGACCCTGTCACGCGGTGGCCCGATTGTCTGGATGAGTGAAGCGGACGCCAAAGATCTGGGTATCGAAGATAACGACTGGATCGAAGTGTTTAACAGCAACGGTGCCCTGACCGCCCGTGCGGTAGTGAGCCAGCGTGTGCCGGCCGGGATGACCATGATGTACCACGCGCAGGAACGTATCGTGAACCTGCCGGGTTCTGAGATAACGGAACAGCGCGGCGGTATTCATAACTCCGTGACCCGTATTACGCCGAAACCTACCCATATGATCGGCGGCTATGCGCAGCTGGCCTACGGCTTTAACTACTACGGCACCGTAGGATCGAACCGCGATGAGTTCGTGGTGGTACGTAAGATGAAGAACATTAACTGGTTAGACGGTGAAGGTAATGACCAGGTACAGGAGAGCGTAAAATGA
- a CDS encoding NarK family nitrate/nitrite MFS transporter produces MSHSTTPERDSGAVITEWRPEDPAFWQQRGQRVASRNLWISVPCLLLAFCVWMLFSAVAVNLPKVGFTFTTDQLFMLTALPALSGALLRVPYAFMVPLFGGRRWTAFSTGIMIIPCVWLGFAVQDTSTPFSVFVIISLLCGFAGANFASSMANISFFFPKQKQGGALGINGGLGNMGVSVMQLIAPLAISVGIFAAFGGAGVEQADGSYLFLQNAAWIWVPFLVIFTLAAWFGMNDLAASKASLSEQLPVLKRAHLWIMALLYLATFGSFIGFSAGFAMLSKTQFPDVQILHYAFFGPFIGALARSTGGMISDRLGGTRVTLVNFVVMAVFCALLFMTLPVNGVGGNFGAFFAVFMVLFLTAGLGSASTFQMISVIFRKLTMDRVKAQGGTEEQAMREAATDTAAALGFISAIGAIGGFFIPKAFGISLDLTGSPAGAMKVFLIFYIACVFVTWLVYGRNSNKK; encoded by the coding sequence ATGAGTCACTCAACTACCCCCGAAAGGGATTCTGGCGCAGTCATTACCGAGTGGCGTCCGGAAGATCCGGCGTTCTGGCAACAGCGTGGTCAACGTGTCGCCAGTCGTAATCTGTGGATTTCCGTTCCCTGCCTGCTGCTGGCATTCTGCGTCTGGATGTTGTTCAGCGCTGTCGCCGTCAACCTGCCAAAAGTGGGCTTTACGTTTACCACCGACCAGCTGTTTATGTTAACCGCACTGCCTGCGCTCTCCGGTGCGCTGCTGCGTGTCCCTTACGCTTTTATGGTGCCGCTGTTCGGTGGTCGCCGCTGGACCGCGTTCAGTACCGGGATCATGATCATCCCGTGCGTCTGGCTGGGCTTTGCGGTACAGGATACCTCTACGCCGTTCAGCGTCTTCGTGATTATCTCTCTGCTGTGTGGCTTCGCGGGTGCAAACTTTGCCTCCAGCATGGCGAATATCAGCTTCTTCTTCCCTAAGCAAAAGCAGGGCGGGGCGCTGGGGATCAACGGCGGCCTGGGCAACATGGGCGTCAGCGTAATGCAGCTGATTGCACCCTTGGCGATCTCGGTCGGGATCTTTGCCGCATTTGGCGGCGCAGGCGTTGAGCAGGCCGATGGCTCGTACCTCTTCCTGCAGAACGCCGCATGGATCTGGGTGCCGTTCCTGGTGATCTTCACCCTGGCGGCATGGTTTGGTATGAACGATCTGGCCGCCTCGAAAGCCTCCCTCAGTGAACAGCTGCCGGTGCTTAAGCGTGCCCACCTGTGGATCATGGCGCTGCTCTATCTGGCCACGTTCGGCTCATTCATCGGCTTCTCTGCCGGGTTTGCCATGCTGTCGAAGACCCAGTTCCCGGATGTGCAGATCCTGCACTATGCCTTCTTCGGTCCGTTTATTGGCGCGCTGGCACGTTCTACCGGCGGGATGATCTCCGACCGTCTGGGCGGCACCCGCGTCACGCTGGTAAACTTTGTGGTGATGGCTGTCTTCTGTGCGCTGCTGTTCATGACCCTGCCGGTTAACGGCGTGGGCGGCAACTTCGGGGCCTTCTTCGCGGTGTTTATGGTGCTGTTCCTGACCGCCGGGCTGGGTAGCGCCTCTACCTTCCAGATGATTTCAGTGATCTTCCGTAAACTGACGATGGATCGCGTTAAAGCGCAGGGCGGAACCGAGGAGCAGGCAATGCGTGAAGCGGCCACCGACACCGCCGCCGCACTGGGCTTTATTTCAGCCATCGGCGCGATTGGCGGGTTCTTCATCCCGAAAGCCTTTGGTATCTCGCTGGACCTGACCGGCTCACCGGCAGGCGCCATGAAGGTGTTCCTGATTTTCTATATCGCCTGCGTGTTTGTCACCTGGCTGGTATACGGACGGAATTCTAATAAAAAGTAA